The following are from one region of the Calditerrivibrio sp. genome:
- a CDS encoding Na+/H+ antiporter subunit D (subunit D of antiporter complex involved in resistance to high concentrations of Na+, K+, Li+ and/or alkali; contains an oxidoreductase domain; catalyzes the transfer of electrons from NADH to ubiquinone; in S. meliloti it is known to be involved specifically with K+ transport), protein TASHVLMQLQILMFSAAAFFFMLPLLKRTETITLDTDWFYRKGADVFVRFVDGVVIKYGNVIKRILFVDIIEKGKFVLKNPAGLTKVVYNMVYYKVFEDDKIKYSEYKEKLDKIEEIKIVPHIGDALLWVMIFLFFYLVIYYISVG, encoded by the coding sequence ACTGCATCCCATGTGTTGATGCAATTACAGATACTGATGTTCTCTGCTGCTGCATTCTTTTTTATGCTACCGTTACTCAAAAGAACAGAAACGATTACTTTAGATACCGACTGGTTTTATAGAAAAGGTGCTGATGTTTTTGTAAGGTTTGTAGATGGTGTTGTGATAAAGTATGGTAATGTTATTAAGAGAATATTGTTCGTTGATATAATCGAAAAAGGGAAGTTTGTTTTGAAGAACCCGGCAGGTTTGACAAAAGTAGTGTATAATATGGTGTATTATAAGGTTTTTGAAGATGATAAAATTAAATACAGTGAATACAAGGAGAAATTGGACAAGATCGAGGAGATAAAGATTGTTCCCCACATTGGTGATGCTCTGCTCTGGGTGATGATCTTCCTCTTTTTCTATTTGGTGATATACTACATATCGGTGGGCTAG